One Lacipirellulaceae bacterium DNA window includes the following coding sequences:
- the purM gene encoding phosphoribosylformylglycinamidine cyclo-ligase, producing the protein MAKLTYKDSGVDLDTYEESMSRLPKLLRRTHCPRVLPCEGGFAGLFQLDFNGGLFRRNYEDPVLVSCTDGVGTKLAVAKLANRHDTVGIDLVAMCVNDALCCGAEPLFFLDYIAMDRDDPARLEQIVSGISQGCAESDAALVGGETAIMPDLYREGDYDLAGFCVGIVERSRLIDGKSIASGDVAIGVQSSGLHSNGFSLVRKIVFEHAGLSIDDQVETLGTTVGDALLTPTQLYVKSLRDVLEHYRVKNVVHGVAHITGGGLHENLARILPDGVDVEIERNSWDVPPIFPWLQSLGEVEDQEMARVFNMGLGLVLIVSEYYAESVQKQLAGHGLASWNIGKVVAGAGEVRWAQ; encoded by the coding sequence ATGGCTAAACTCACCTATAAGGATTCGGGGGTCGATCTCGACACCTACGAGGAGTCGATGTCTCGGCTCCCCAAGCTACTGCGCCGGACCCATTGTCCGAGAGTCTTGCCTTGCGAAGGGGGCTTTGCTGGCCTGTTTCAGTTGGACTTCAATGGGGGCTTGTTTCGCAGGAACTACGAAGATCCGGTGCTCGTCTCGTGCACTGATGGCGTAGGCACGAAGCTGGCTGTGGCGAAGTTGGCTAATCGGCACGATACCGTCGGCATCGATTTGGTTGCTATGTGCGTGAACGACGCTCTCTGCTGCGGTGCTGAGCCTCTATTCTTCCTCGACTACATTGCGATGGACCGGGACGACCCGGCCCGCCTGGAGCAAATTGTCAGCGGCATCAGCCAAGGCTGTGCCGAAAGCGACGCGGCGCTCGTCGGTGGCGAAACGGCCATCATGCCCGATCTTTACCGCGAAGGTGATTACGACTTAGCCGGTTTCTGCGTAGGAATCGTCGAACGCTCACGGTTGATCGACGGCAAGTCCATTGCTTCAGGAGATGTCGCCATCGGGGTGCAGTCGAGCGGATTGCACTCCAACGGATTTAGCTTGGTGAGAAAGATTGTCTTTGAGCACGCGGGCCTCTCGATCGACGATCAAGTCGAAACATTGGGTACCACCGTGGGCGACGCCTTGCTCACGCCCACGCAACTCTACGTGAAATCACTTCGCGACGTTCTCGAACATTACCGCGTGAAGAACGTGGTGCATGGTGTGGCTCACATCACCGGTGGCGGCTTGCACGAGAACCTCGCGCGGATTCTGCCTGACGGAGTCGATGTCGAAATCGAGCGCAATAGTTGGGACGTGCCTCCGATCTTCCCTTGGCTGCAAAGCCTTGGCGAAGTCGAAGACCAAGAAATGGCCCGCGTCTTCAACATGGGGCTTGGCTTAGTGCTAATCGTCAGCGAGTACTACGCGGAGAGTGTGCAGAAGCAACTGGCAGGACATGGCCTAGCGAGTTGGAACATCGGCAAAGTGGTCGCCGGCGCCGGTGAAGTTCGCTGGGCCCAGTAG
- a CDS encoding thioredoxin family protein yields MPATFSLSQRLFKLLVILLLSMPSGQSSAQPDSPDFGDFGGAFGSGSFGGGNTSQEVTIEAQFSLATESRPAMLFVTASIDPGYHVYALDQGALPDGGGGPQPTIISVSESSQFRVTSPFKPIEPPSERIDQVIWEGLKIREHGKQVTWYAPVEFATGVDPAQQQISGEVSLQACNEETCIPFDLKFEAAVGDGFEIPVQSGANESASEANEDAIPLFEILGYGLLGGLILNLMPCVLPVIGLKVMSFAKQGGESRSHILMLNLAYAAGLLAVFMVLAGLASLVQLGLSEESYGWGELYTLTWFKVTMTCFVFAMALSFLGVWELPIPGFATTGKATELTSQEGMSGAFFMGVFTTILATPCSGPFLGPVFGYTIAQPTSIIFAIFASVGLGMALPYLLIGLFPSLVSWIPKPGAWMDTFKNLMGFVLLGTVVYLFSTMNLKFFLPTLSLCIGIWFACWWIGRTPATASEKQKNFAYFGGLGTAALVGILAFKLLTPSANQLPWQPYSPEALAAARAEGKTVLVDFTANWCPTCKTNLKFAINREEVLEKVEQNDVVTLLADWTDKNATIKAALEELDSISIPLMAIYPAGEQEPIVLPDLLTKQKVLDALDQAGPSLDAEGTQQMSRRYPVTR; encoded by the coding sequence ATGCCCGCCACGTTCTCTCTGTCACAACGACTATTCAAGCTGCTGGTAATTCTGCTGCTTAGCATGCCATCAGGTCAGTCGTCTGCGCAGCCCGACTCCCCTGATTTTGGCGACTTTGGTGGGGCATTCGGATCGGGCAGCTTCGGTGGAGGGAATACCAGTCAAGAAGTCACGATCGAAGCTCAGTTTTCTCTGGCGACAGAGTCCCGACCGGCGATGCTTTTCGTCACTGCAAGCATTGACCCTGGCTACCACGTTTACGCTTTGGATCAGGGGGCCTTGCCCGACGGCGGAGGTGGACCTCAGCCTACGATTATATCCGTTTCGGAGTCTTCCCAGTTTCGAGTTACATCTCCCTTCAAACCTATCGAACCGCCCTCGGAGCGTATTGATCAAGTGATCTGGGAAGGCCTGAAGATCCGTGAGCATGGCAAGCAAGTCACTTGGTACGCACCGGTTGAGTTCGCCACTGGGGTTGATCCTGCACAGCAACAGATCAGCGGTGAAGTAAGTTTGCAAGCTTGCAACGAAGAAACTTGCATCCCATTCGACTTGAAATTTGAGGCTGCCGTAGGCGATGGATTCGAAATTCCCGTCCAATCCGGCGCCAATGAATCCGCATCGGAAGCCAATGAAGACGCCATCCCTTTGTTCGAGATCCTCGGCTACGGTCTCCTTGGGGGCCTCATCTTGAACTTGATGCCTTGCGTTCTTCCAGTGATCGGTTTGAAGGTCATGTCATTCGCTAAGCAGGGCGGTGAAAGTCGATCGCATATCTTAATGCTCAACTTGGCTTACGCAGCAGGCTTGCTCGCGGTCTTTATGGTTCTCGCTGGCCTCGCTTCGTTAGTGCAACTCGGACTCAGTGAAGAAAGCTACGGCTGGGGAGAACTTTACACGCTGACTTGGTTCAAGGTCACCATGACCTGCTTTGTTTTTGCTATGGCGCTGAGCTTCTTGGGCGTATGGGAGTTACCTATTCCTGGATTTGCAACGACCGGCAAGGCGACCGAATTGACTTCGCAAGAGGGAATGAGTGGCGCGTTCTTTATGGGCGTCTTCACAACAATACTTGCGACTCCATGCAGTGGCCCGTTCTTGGGCCCGGTGTTTGGTTATACCATTGCCCAGCCGACGTCGATTATCTTCGCCATCTTCGCTTCCGTCGGACTTGGGATGGCACTGCCGTATTTGCTGATTGGCCTGTTTCCCTCGCTTGTTAGCTGGATTCCAAAGCCTGGCGCTTGGATGGATACTTTTAAGAACCTCATGGGATTTGTGCTGTTGGGGACAGTCGTCTATCTGTTCTCGACCATGAACCTCAAGTTCTTTCTGCCGACGCTTTCCTTATGTATAGGAATATGGTTCGCATGTTGGTGGATCGGCCGCACGCCTGCGACGGCATCTGAGAAGCAAAAAAACTTCGCCTACTTTGGCGGCCTTGGCACCGCTGCACTGGTCGGGATTCTCGCGTTCAAATTGCTCACGCCAAGCGCTAATCAGTTGCCCTGGCAGCCGTACTCTCCTGAGGCGCTCGCAGCCGCACGAGCCGAAGGAAAAACCGTGCTTGTCGATTTCACGGCGAATTGGTGCCCGACTTGCAAAACGAACCTCAAGTTTGCGATCAATCGCGAAGAGGTTCTTGAGAAAGTCGAGCAGAACGACGTCGTCACGTTACTGGCCGACTGGACCGACAAGAACGCCACGATCAAGGCAGCTCTGGAAGAACTCGACAGCATAAGTATTCCATTGATGGCGATCTACCCAGCAGGTGAGCAAGAACCGATTGTCCTGCCCGACTTGCTGACAAAGCAGAAGGTCTTGGATGCGCTCGATCAAGCGGGGCCTTCGCTTGATGCTGAGGGTACTCAGCAGATGTCTCGACGGTATCCTGTGACGCGGTAG
- a CDS encoding phosphotransferase — MIQVPEFSLEEILDHWLARTPDRVIKPLENHGGLSGSRLWKVETSNQAYCLRQWPNHPTAERFAEIHGLLDHLQDQRCEITPTVLRTFKRGSSLEPTTYIYANDVAWELQTWTPGEAVALHRFNTEENRTVLSTLAQVHGIAARPPHAPSAKQRRSEGLRVRLETLESLKRPAFQETLRELIAASDSPQTQRFKHMYGELLKTLPLVYEEVLRATDHELPLQWILGDVHREHFLFTNGQVTGLVDFGAVCVDSRVRDIARLLDSIALDDPERWEVGVQAYQQVSPLTPDELAVLAAFDSGGVAVAAYRWLHWLVVEGRQLAPEAVAARLEHLAGRLEALNRRGRASVLPPS; from the coding sequence ATGATTCAAGTTCCCGAATTCAGCCTGGAGGAAATACTCGACCACTGGCTGGCTCGCACCCCAGATCGTGTGATCAAGCCGTTAGAGAACCACGGCGGTTTGAGCGGCTCGCGACTATGGAAAGTCGAAACGTCTAATCAAGCCTATTGCCTTCGCCAATGGCCGAACCATCCGACGGCGGAACGTTTCGCTGAGATCCACGGTTTACTCGATCACCTCCAAGACCAACGATGCGAAATCACACCGACCGTCCTCCGCACGTTTAAGCGAGGTTCTTCTCTAGAGCCGACGACATACATCTACGCGAACGACGTTGCTTGGGAACTGCAGACCTGGACACCAGGCGAAGCAGTCGCACTGCATCGATTTAATACTGAAGAAAACCGTACTGTCCTCTCAACTCTTGCGCAGGTCCACGGCATAGCTGCAAGGCCGCCTCATGCGCCTTCGGCAAAACAGCGACGATCTGAGGGACTGCGTGTGCGGCTGGAAACGCTCGAAAGCCTCAAACGACCAGCCTTTCAAGAAACACTCCGTGAGTTGATCGCTGCCAGCGATTCACCTCAAACGCAACGCTTCAAGCATATGTACGGAGAGTTACTGAAGACACTACCGTTAGTCTATGAGGAAGTGCTACGAGCGACGGATCACGAGTTACCTTTGCAGTGGATTCTAGGTGATGTCCATCGTGAACACTTTTTATTTACAAATGGGCAAGTGACCGGGCTTGTTGACTTCGGTGCGGTGTGTGTCGATTCACGCGTGCGGGACATCGCTCGGCTACTCGACAGTATCGCCTTGGACGATCCCGAACGATGGGAGGTTGGGGTGCAAGCCTATCAACAGGTCTCCCCGCTCACGCCAGACGAATTAGCAGTGCTTGCAGCCTTTGATTCAGGGGGAGTCGCTGTCGCGGCCTACCGCTGGCTTCATTGGCTGGTTGTCGAGGGACGTCAACTTGCCCCTGAGGCTGTCGCTGCACGGCTAGAACATCTGGCTGGCCGCCTCGAAGCTTTGAACCGGCGGGGGCGTGCCAGCGTGTTACCACCCTCCTAG
- a CDS encoding P-II family nitrogen regulator, translated as MKLIVAILQPPKLEAVQQALRQVGILRMTVTDAMGYARQRGQDELYRGSEYKTNLLRKVALEIAVNDDYVDRTIECLEKVARSSGEGAIGDGKVFVLPVEETIQISDGQRGSGAV; from the coding sequence ATGAAACTAATTGTCGCGATCCTCCAACCCCCAAAGCTCGAGGCGGTTCAGCAGGCTCTACGCCAAGTGGGGATCCTTCGCATGACCGTCACTGACGCCATGGGTTACGCCCGCCAGCGAGGGCAGGATGAGCTTTACCGTGGCAGTGAGTACAAGACGAATCTGCTTCGCAAGGTCGCTTTAGAGATTGCCGTGAACGACGATTACGTTGATCGGACGATTGAATGCCTGGAAAAAGTCGCACGCTCCAGCGGCGAAGGCGCAATCGGCGACGGAAAGGTGTTTGTCTTGCCGGTAGAAGAAACCATCCAAATCAGCGACGGTCAGCGTGGATCCGGAGCAGTCTAA
- the yacG gene encoding DNA gyrase inhibitor YacG codes for MKCPTCQREFESHAEKWMPFCSERCQTIDLGRWLGEDYGLPHVPDPEADEKADEPWAVSVEEDATDA; via the coding sequence ATGAAGTGCCCCACCTGCCAACGTGAGTTTGAATCGCACGCAGAGAAGTGGATGCCCTTCTGCTCTGAGCGTTGCCAGACGATCGATCTAGGCCGCTGGCTCGGTGAGGATTATGGCCTTCCTCATGTGCCCGATCCTGAGGCGGATGAGAAGGCCGACGAGCCCTGGGCCGTCTCTGTCGAAGAAGACGCGACCGATGCCTGA
- a CDS encoding zinc ribbon domain-containing protein translates to MPTYDYECDACGHEFELFQSISDPLKRKCPECSKLKLRRLFGTGAAVVFKGSGFYETDYRSESYKKGAEKDKKSKEDSSKKSESKSEKKSEKKSKPKKAD, encoded by the coding sequence ATGCCTACGTACGACTACGAATGCGATGCTTGCGGACATGAGTTCGAACTGTTTCAGTCGATCTCCGATCCCCTCAAGCGGAAGTGCCCTGAGTGCAGCAAGCTGAAGCTCCGCAGGCTGTTTGGCACGGGAGCCGCGGTCGTCTTCAAAGGTTCAGGCTTCTACGAGACTGACTACCGCAGCGAGTCGTACAAAAAGGGCGCAGAGAAGGACAAGAAGTCAAAAGAGGACTCTTCAAAGAAGTCGGAGAGTAAGTCTGAGAAAAAGAGCGAGAAGAAGTCGAAGCCGAAGAAAGCAGACTGA
- the grpE gene encoding nucleotide exchange factor GrpE has product MPMKPPADNEAEAPNDGDAQQDDSIAGQIDAAVEESEQVVDEVSDLKDRALRLTAELENVRSRAARELIEERKYASLGLARDLLPVVDNVDRAIEAAEKDNESSSLLEGFQLVRQQLLSVLAQHQCEAIEAEGQPFDPQFHEAILQQPSDEIEANHVTMVTQVGYKMHDRVVRPSQVIVSSGPAG; this is encoded by the coding sequence ATGCCGATGAAACCACCCGCTGACAATGAAGCGGAAGCTCCTAACGATGGTGATGCGCAGCAAGACGATTCGATTGCTGGCCAGATTGACGCCGCCGTTGAAGAGTCGGAGCAAGTCGTTGATGAAGTCTCCGACCTGAAAGATCGGGCCTTGCGGCTGACGGCAGAGCTGGAGAACGTCCGCAGTCGTGCTGCTCGCGAGTTGATCGAGGAACGGAAGTACGCCTCGCTCGGCCTCGCGCGAGACCTGCTTCCTGTGGTCGACAATGTCGATCGTGCTATTGAAGCCGCGGAAAAAGACAACGAGTCCTCGAGCTTGCTGGAAGGATTTCAACTCGTACGCCAGCAACTTCTATCCGTTTTGGCCCAGCATCAGTGCGAGGCGATCGAGGCCGAAGGGCAACCGTTCGACCCGCAGTTCCATGAAGCCATCCTCCAGCAACCTTCCGACGAGATTGAGGCAAACCACGTCACCATGGTTACGCAAGTTGGTTACAAGATGCATGACCGCGTGGTACGACCTTCTCAGGTGATTGTTTCCTCGGGACCCGCGGGCTGA
- the dnaJ gene encoding molecular chaperone DnaJ gives MATQRCYYEILGVSRSASEGEITTAYRKLAVKYHPDKNPGDEEAIATFKECSEAFEVLNDSEKRSRYDRFGHAGVNGQGGGGAGFADVEDIFGAFGDIFGDIFGGRGGGRRRRVRKGRDVRCDVTLTLHEAAEGVTKTVNFQRQEPCQKCDGSGAADPSAVETCSYCGGHGQVIQQAGIVRMQTTCPSCTGAGNTISRPCGVCKGKATLLKKVEADVDIPAGIDTDMQIRIAGEGEPSGSGGPPGDCYCVVTVEKHELFDREGQHLICRIPITYPQAVLGCRLEVPTLDGRDEIEIPAGTQHADVFTIRGEGMRDPRVSGRGDLHVQVLLDVPTKIPEEQETLLRELAELEHSQVAPKRKSFLDKMKEYFSAEAAEESA, from the coding sequence ATGGCCACCCAGCGTTGCTATTACGAAATCCTCGGCGTGTCTCGCTCTGCTTCAGAAGGCGAGATTACGACGGCTTATCGCAAGCTGGCCGTGAAGTATCACCCGGACAAAAATCCGGGGGACGAAGAAGCGATCGCGACTTTCAAAGAGTGTAGTGAAGCCTTTGAGGTGCTCAACGACTCGGAGAAGCGGTCTCGCTACGATCGCTTCGGCCACGCGGGAGTCAACGGCCAAGGAGGCGGTGGGGCTGGCTTTGCCGATGTTGAGGATATCTTCGGGGCGTTCGGGGATATCTTTGGGGATATCTTTGGCGGGCGCGGTGGCGGGCGTCGGAGACGAGTTCGCAAAGGCCGCGATGTCCGTTGCGATGTGACCCTCACACTTCACGAAGCGGCTGAGGGCGTCACCAAGACGGTCAATTTCCAACGGCAAGAGCCTTGCCAGAAATGCGATGGCTCGGGAGCCGCAGACCCAAGTGCCGTCGAGACATGCTCCTATTGCGGCGGGCACGGACAAGTGATTCAGCAGGCAGGCATCGTCCGCATGCAGACGACTTGTCCCTCGTGCACCGGTGCGGGGAATACAATTTCCCGACCGTGCGGCGTATGCAAAGGAAAAGCAACACTGCTAAAGAAGGTGGAAGCCGACGTCGACATCCCGGCAGGTATCGACACCGACATGCAAATCCGAATCGCCGGTGAAGGAGAGCCAAGCGGCTCAGGCGGTCCCCCAGGTGATTGCTACTGCGTGGTGACCGTTGAGAAACATGAGTTGTTCGACCGCGAAGGTCAGCATCTTATTTGCCGAATTCCGATTACCTATCCACAAGCGGTCTTGGGTTGCCGTTTAGAGGTGCCTACGCTCGACGGACGTGACGAGATCGAAATCCCTGCCGGAACGCAACACGCCGATGTGTTCACCATCCGCGGCGAAGGGATGCGCGATCCGCGAGTTTCGGGTCGTGGTGATTTACACGTTCAGGTGTTACTCGATGTGCCGACAAAGATTCCCGAGGAGCAAGAGACGCTGCTTCGTGAGCTTGCCGAACTGGAACACAGCCAAGTAGCACCGAAGAGAAAAAGCTTCCTCGATAAGATGAAGGAGTATTTCTCGGCAGAGGCTGCTGAAGAATCCGCTTAA
- the groL gene encoding chaperonin GroEL (60 kDa chaperone family; promotes refolding of misfolded polypeptides especially under stressful conditions; forms two stacked rings of heptamers to form a barrel-shaped 14mer; ends can be capped by GroES; misfolded proteins enter the barrel where they are refolded when GroES binds) encodes MFDDAARTKLLKGVDKLADAVAVTMGPTGRNVIINKSFGGPTVTKDGVTVSKEVELEDPFENMGAKLVHEVADKTSSLAGDGTTTATVLARAILREGARNIVAGSNPTAVQRGIRRAVDAAVAKLDEMSKKVSSKEQIAQVGAISANNDREIGDLLADAMEKVGKDGVITVEEGKSTDTTLEFVEGMQFDKGYLSPYFINETASMECVLEDAFILLHEKKISNLRDLLPVLEQVSGTGKPLLIVAEDVEGEALAALVVNKLRGVLNICAVKAPGFGDRRKAMLGDIATLTGGTLISEDLGIKLDKVTTEHLGQAKKISVSKDATTIVQGAGSNADVQKRIGQIRTGIENTTSDYDREKLQERLAKLTGGVAIVSVGANSEADMKQKKARVEDALHATRAAVEEGVLPGGGVALLRCQEAVQAARSGAKGDEKIGVDIVAGVLDAPMKQIADNCGLDGSVVADEVSRKGQNTGYDANNGEYVDMLKAGVIDPTKVVKTALTNASSIAGLILTTEALVTNFDAKDQDKKAVVGSIR; translated from the coding sequence ATGTTCGACGATGCGGCTCGCACGAAGCTGCTCAAAGGCGTCGATAAATTGGCCGACGCGGTCGCCGTAACAATGGGCCCGACCGGTCGCAATGTCATCATCAACAAATCGTTTGGCGGACCAACCGTTACCAAGGACGGCGTCACTGTTAGTAAAGAAGTTGAGCTGGAAGACCCCTTCGAAAACATGGGCGCCAAGCTCGTTCACGAAGTGGCCGACAAAACCTCCTCGCTGGCTGGTGACGGAACCACAACGGCGACCGTCCTGGCTCGTGCCATTCTTCGCGAAGGTGCTCGTAACATCGTTGCCGGCAGCAACCCGACCGCCGTCCAGCGTGGTATTCGCCGTGCTGTAGATGCGGCTGTGGCGAAGCTCGACGAGATGAGCAAGAAGGTCAGCAGCAAAGAGCAAATCGCTCAGGTGGGTGCTATCAGCGCCAACAACGACCGTGAGATCGGCGACCTGCTGGCTGACGCGATGGAAAAGGTTGGTAAAGACGGCGTCATCACCGTCGAAGAAGGCAAGTCCACCGACACGACGCTCGAGTTTGTCGAAGGCATGCAATTCGACAAGGGTTATCTGTCGCCTTACTTTATCAACGAGACGGCCAGCATGGAGTGTGTTCTCGAAGATGCCTTCATCCTGCTTCACGAGAAGAAGATCAGCAACTTACGTGATCTGCTCCCAGTACTTGAGCAAGTCTCAGGAACTGGCAAGCCGCTGTTGATCGTTGCCGAAGATGTCGAGGGCGAAGCGCTCGCCGCTTTGGTAGTCAACAAGCTCCGCGGTGTGCTGAATATCTGTGCCGTGAAGGCCCCAGGCTTTGGTGATCGACGCAAGGCGATGCTCGGCGATATTGCCACGCTCACCGGTGGTACGCTCATCAGCGAAGACCTCGGCATCAAGCTCGACAAGGTCACCACCGAGCATCTTGGTCAAGCCAAGAAGATCAGCGTCAGTAAAGACGCCACGACGATCGTTCAAGGTGCTGGCTCGAACGCCGATGTTCAAAAGCGGATCGGCCAGATTCGCACCGGCATTGAAAACACCACGAGCGACTATGATCGCGAGAAACTCCAAGAGCGTCTTGCGAAGCTCACCGGCGGCGTTGCCATCGTGTCGGTTGGTGCCAATAGCGAAGCGGACATGAAGCAAAAGAAAGCCCGCGTCGAAGATGCACTGCACGCGACCCGGGCTGCGGTTGAAGAGGGCGTCCTGCCCGGTGGTGGTGTTGCCTTGCTCCGCTGTCAGGAAGCCGTTCAAGCGGCTCGTTCCGGTGCCAAGGGTGACGAGAAGATTGGTGTGGACATCGTCGCTGGCGTACTGGATGCCCCGATGAAGCAGATCGCCGATAACTGCGGCTTGGACGGCAGCGTCGTCGCTGACGAAGTCAGCCGTAAGGGTCAAAATACCGGCTACGACGCGAACAACGGCGAATACGTCGACATGCTCAAAGCAGGTGTTATCGACCCGACAAAGGTTGTGAAGACAGCGCTGACGAATGCTTCCAGCATCGCCGGCCTAATCCTCACCACCGAGGCACTGGTCACAAACTTCGACGCGAAAGACCAAGACAAGAAAGCTGTCGTCGGCAGCATTCGCTAG
- the groES gene encoding co-chaperone GroES: protein MAKLNLRPLDDRVVVKPLDAEEVTAGGIVLPDAAQEKPQRGKIVAVGAGKLLDSGNRGELSVAVGDEVIFGKYGGSDVEVDGDELKILRESDILAKVVG from the coding sequence ATGGCCAAATTGAATCTTCGTCCCCTGGATGATCGTGTTGTTGTTAAACCATTGGATGCCGAGGAAGTGACCGCCGGTGGTATCGTTCTGCCAGACGCGGCTCAGGAAAAGCCCCAACGCGGCAAAATTGTCGCCGTCGGAGCAGGCAAGCTGCTCGATAGTGGCAACCGCGGTGAACTTTCCGTAGCCGTGGGCGACGAAGTGATCTTCGGCAAGTACGGCGGTTCGGACGTAGAGGTCGATGGCGACGAGCTGAAGATTCTTCGCGAGAGCGATATCCTGGCGAAAGTGGTGGGCTAG
- the groL gene encoding chaperonin GroEL (60 kDa chaperone family; promotes refolding of misfolded polypeptides especially under stressful conditions; forms two stacked rings of heptamers to form a barrel-shaped 14mer; ends can be capped by GroES; misfolded proteins enter the barrel where they are refolded when GroES binds), with product MVFEDDARKPLAEGVGKLAKAVRSTLGPRGRNAVLDKGWGSPKVTKDGVTVAEDIELDDPYENLGAQLVKEAASKTNDVAGDGTTTATVLAEGIFREGLKMIAAGADAMALGRGIHKAVEALSDAIGKLADPIEVKNKKSLQQVATIAGNNDPSIGSVLAEAFAKVGKDGVITVDEGRGNETTVEVVEGMQFDRGFLSPHFVTNENDQTVELDNCLVLVFEEKISNAKNLVPILEAVSKASKPLLIIAEDIEGEALATLVVNKMRGIVNVCAVKAPGYGDRRKAMLGDLAVLTGGTAIFKDLGIKLDGVQISDLGKCRKVIITSDNTTMVGGGGKKDDIAARADQIRREIESTDSDYDREKLQERLAKLAGGVAEIKCGAATETEMKERKALLEDARAATQAALAEGIVPGGGVALLRSEKALDKLKLEGDEAFGVEIIRKVLDYPLRYIAENAGIDGAVVVNRVRQLKGKTEGYNADKDEYGDMVAAGVIDPAKVVRTSLQNAASVAALLLTTDSLIADIPEEEEEAGGHDHHDHGMGGMGGMGGGMPGMGGMGGMGGMPGMM from the coding sequence ATGGTTTTTGAAGACGACGCCCGTAAGCCCCTGGCTGAAGGCGTTGGTAAACTCGCCAAGGCAGTCCGCAGCACCCTTGGCCCTCGCGGTCGCAATGCCGTTCTCGACAAAGGTTGGGGCTCTCCCAAGGTGACCAAGGACGGCGTCACCGTGGCAGAGGACATAGAACTCGACGATCCCTACGAAAACCTAGGTGCCCAGCTCGTCAAGGAGGCCGCCAGCAAGACAAACGATGTCGCTGGTGACGGCACGACGACAGCCACCGTCCTTGCTGAAGGCATTTTCCGCGAAGGTCTGAAAATGATCGCAGCAGGTGCCGACGCGATGGCTCTCGGTCGTGGGATTCACAAGGCTGTGGAAGCACTGTCGGACGCCATCGGCAAGCTCGCCGACCCGATTGAAGTCAAGAATAAGAAGAGCCTCCAGCAAGTTGCGACCATCGCAGGAAATAACGATCCGTCGATTGGTAGCGTTTTGGCCGAAGCCTTCGCAAAAGTCGGCAAGGACGGTGTCATCACGGTCGATGAGGGCCGCGGCAACGAGACGACCGTTGAGGTTGTCGAGGGCATGCAATTCGACCGCGGTTTCCTCTCACCACACTTCGTCACCAACGAGAACGACCAAACGGTCGAGCTCGATAATTGCTTGGTTTTGGTCTTCGAGGAGAAGATTTCTAACGCCAAGAATCTCGTTCCTATCCTTGAAGCGGTTTCCAAAGCAAGCAAGCCGCTGCTGATTATCGCTGAGGATATTGAAGGCGAAGCCCTCGCGACCTTGGTCGTCAACAAGATGCGAGGCATCGTCAACGTCTGTGCTGTTAAGGCCCCCGGCTACGGTGACCGTCGCAAAGCGATGCTGGGCGACTTGGCTGTTCTGACCGGCGGAACGGCGATTTTCAAAGACCTTGGGATCAAGCTCGACGGCGTGCAAATCTCCGACCTCGGTAAGTGCCGCAAGGTGATTATCACTAGCGACAACACCACGATGGTTGGCGGTGGCGGCAAGAAGGATGACATCGCTGCTCGTGCTGATCAGATCCGTCGCGAAATTGAATCGACCGATTCCGACTACGACCGCGAGAAACTGCAAGAGCGTCTGGCGAAGCTTGCCGGTGGCGTCGCCGAAATCAAGTGCGGTGCGGCAACTGAAACGGAGATGAAAGAGCGAAAGGCACTTCTGGAAGATGCGCGTGCGGCCACACAGGCTGCTCTCGCAGAAGGCATTGTCCCTGGCGGCGGAGTGGCTCTGCTACGTTCTGAAAAGGCGCTCGACAAGCTGAAGCTCGAAGGCGACGAAGCCTTCGGCGTCGAGATCATCCGCAAGGTGCTTGACTATCCACTTCGCTACATCGCTGAGAATGCGGGCATCGACGGCGCGGTCGTTGTCAATCGCGTTCGCCAGCTCAAGGGGAAGACCGAAGGTTACAACGCTGACAAAGACGAGTACGGCGACATGGTCGCTGCAGGCGTAATTGATCCGGCGAAGGTTGTACGCACTTCGCTGCAAAACGCCGCCAGCGTCGCTGCCCTGTTGCTCACGACAGACTCTCTTATCGCTGACATTCCTGAGGAAGAAGAGGAAGCCGGCGGCCACGATCACCATGACCACGGAATGGGTGGCATGGGCGGTATGGGTGGCGGCATGCCTGGCATGGGAGGAATGGGCGGCATGGGTGGTATGCCCGGCATGATGTAG